A stretch of DNA from Paenibacillus albus:
AAATTGCATATTCATTTCTCCTCTGACGTTAGATTGAAGCACGTTAGACTTGCCTCTATTTAATCGACGAACGAGATGGAACAGACTCGACATTCCTTCAAAAAGATTATTACGATGATGGACGAGTACCTTCCGAGCATTCCGCAGCGCGTCTTAACAGCAGCTCTTGCTCGCGGGTGTTGCCGGCTAGCGATGCAGCGCGTTCGAACTCCAGTCTAGCCTCGCTCCGTCGTCCCATTTTCATTAGAAAATCACCGCGGACACTCGGCAATAAGTGATAGTTCTTCAGCGCTGGCTCAGTCAGCAGACTGTCGACGATAGGAAGTCCAACTTCGGGTCCATAAGCCATGGATATAGCTACAGCACGATTCAGCTCAATAATAGGAGACGGGGTCAATTGATAGAGTTCACGATAAAGCTCGGCTATTCGTACCCAATCCGTCTCCGAAGCCATTCGTGCCCGAGCATGACATGCAGCAATCGCCGCCTGAAATGAATATGAGCCACGCTCTCCGCCACCAAGCTGCTCAGCACGATCCAGCATAGCGAGCCCGCTTCTGATCAGGGCGTCATCCCAGAGCGATCGATTCTGATCCATCAGCAGAATAGGCTCCCCTGCTTGATTGACACGCGCTTTAAATCTCGCCGCTTGGAATTGCATAAGCGCAACAAGCCCGAGAACCTCAGGTTCGTTAGGTATGATTTCGGAAAGAATTCGTCCTAGCCTCAGAGCTTCTTCGCAAAGCACAGGCCGCAGCCAGTTATCGCCGGAAGATGCGGAGTATCCCTCGTTAAACATGAGATAGATGACCTGAAGGACCGAGGATAGCCTTGCCGCAAGCTCCTCCTTTGGTGGAACCTCGAACGGAACACGCTGCTCCGAGAACATCTTCTTAGCTCGCGTAATTCGAGCTGCAACTGTTGGCTCTGGAATGAGATAGGCTTTGGCAATCTCCTCGGTCGTTAACCCTCCAAGCAGTCGCAGCGTGAGTGCCGCGCGTGCCTCTGCCGACAGCATGGGATGACA
This window harbors:
- a CDS encoding RNA polymerase sigma factor gives rise to the protein MTDTDIHRSIDAIWRNESAKIIAVLTRIVRDVGLAEDLAQDALLIALERWPQSGVPDKPGAWLMTTAKRRAIDLLRRNKLRDRKYEEIGYELNTQEEPDLDSALDDPAWDDLLRLIFMTCHPMLSAEARAALTLRLLGGLTTEEIAKAYLIPEPTVAARITRAKKMFSEQRVPFEVPPKEELAARLSSVLQVIYLMFNEGYSASSGDNWLRPVLCEEALRLGRILSEIIPNEPEVLGLVALMQFQAARFKARVNQAGEPILLMDQNRSLWDDALIRSGLAMLDRAEQLGGGERGSYSFQAAIAACHARARMASETDWVRIAELYRELYQLTPSPIIELNRAVAISMAYGPEVGLPIVDSLLTEPALKNYHLLPSVRGDFLMKMGRRSEARLEFERAASLAGNTREQELLLRRAAECSEGTRPSS